The segment TTTAATGGCTCAGAACATTGCCATCAAACAGCTGATGACAAAGGCGAAGAAAGAGCATTATCCCTATTTTTATCAGCAGGGCGCCATTATCCCCCTTGAAGAAATCCGGGCAGGCCACTGTCTGAGAGCCTCCCATATGTTTCTTCCCCTTGAGAAAAATTACTCGGGAGCCTTCTGCATTGCCAAGCCTCCGGGCCTGTACGCCCACTACTATTTTACAGGCAGGTATACAGACAGCGCAGGGGCCTACCGTTTCCTGCTTCCAGAGCTTTCGCGCATGGGGCTCACCCCCATATCCAGCGCCTATGAATACTGTATCCTGGACAGCCTGACCACCTCGGACAGCGAAGATTATGTCACCCTGATACAGTTTCTGGTAAAGCCCTGCAGGACTCTCCCATAACTTTCCCGTAAGACAACAGGGGAACAATCGGAACTAGTTCCGGAGAAGAGAACCAAAGAGGCCAAGAAAAACATTACATTTATTATTAAAAAGAAGCAGCATGGAAATGTGGGAAAATCCCCGCATTAATCATCAGAGTTCTGCACCCTCTCCCATCCCCCAAGGGAAGCCACCCCCTATCGCCGTTAACCCGCCACCTCAATTTTTAAAGCAAAATTGAGGCAGGAATAGGACGGACACAAAAGCAGTCCGTCGCCTTAATATTTTACAGGCAAAGCCTGTAAAATCAACTCAGAAATATAATAAAGACACAAAAATAGTATAAATTTAAGGATGCGTATTATGTAGAAACATAAAAAACGGAGATTACTTTATCTACATTAATTTATTAATATTTAGAATAAAACACGATAAAAAATTATCCCTCAGTTAGTATAAAGATAAAGTTCCATCCATCTTTTTTATTGTGTTGAAAATAGAATGTTTCTTAAATTATCGTTTAAAACAAAAATAAATCTATAATTTGTGTGAAGTCTATTTTATAATGTACGCCTCTGATTGATTCTAACATGTATAGGATAATTCAGAACATTTCTCGAAAATAGTCAATACAATTTTGATTTTAAAAGAAAAAAATGTATATATAAACATATATAAAAAATATATTAAAATAAAATCAAAAAATAATATAAAAAAGATTTACAAAGTATAATATATAATTGTATAATCTGTATAAAAAAGAAAGAGGGAGTCCAATGGGGAGATTTGGGAAAATGATTTTGAACATTTGGAATGATAATTTTTGTGTTTGTTCATAGACTTTTAAAGGAGGAGATTTATGAGTTTGAAAAATTATAGGCTCTTTAATGTAAAACGTATTGTTGCGTTAATGTTAGTAATAGTCTTTTCTTTTCAGTCAATGGTTATTAATACATATGCAGCTGTTCCTATTTCCAATGGAAAAGGGGCTATCTTATTGAATGATGATTTAGATAATATAGTTTATTTATATGAGAGTGATGGAGAAACATACAAAGCAGTAGAATCTATCAGTGACGATTTCTCGCAAGTATCAACCAAAATATATAAAGAGGTTAACGGAGAATATGAATTAGAAGAATCATTTGTAACCTACATAACGAATTTAGGAGAGGGACGTTATGAAGTAAAAAAAGTAAGTCCTAGTGGAATTACAAGAGATATTGTTGAGTTGGCTCCAACGGCAGAGGAAGCGTATATTAGTGGTATCATGACAAGAGGTGCATGGGAGTATGTTGACACTAATACGGGTTCTACCCATTTTGAAGTTTTTACAGCTGGTGCAGTTACTGCGTTATTGCTTAATGTAGTGACAGCAGGAATGGGAACAGCTGCTTCTGCTATAGTATCGGGGCTTGTAGGGCTGATTGTATCAGAAGAGATTCCCATTTTATATTATGAAAGAACAGTTCATTATTATAGAGAAGATGATGGGATGGTTACTCAGGTAAAAGTTGTAACAGATTTTTATTATGATTCTGATCGTACTGCATATTGTGATACTACAACAGTAATATATGAAGGAAAGTTTCCATGGTAAATATTGGAAGAAAGGACTTTGAATTTGAAAAGAATTATAATAAAGTTATTTTCGGTTTTAATGATATATGGTGGTATATATATTATTTGGAAATATTTGTTACAAAGAAATGTAAATGATAGCTTTTTATTAGGATTTTTAATAGTTACCATATGTATTGTATACTATCGTGAAAAAGAGCTAAATAACAAAGAAAATAATTGTAAAAGATAATTACTCTCCGTTTTGGCAGGTTTAGCTGTTTACTACATTTGCAAATGATTGGACAGAGATAAATAGGCGGTAGTCCAACTTAGGACATAAGCCACCCTGCCACAACAGAATAGAAGGGGCTATCTATTTCCGACAGCCCCTTTCTAGTCTGTTATTCTGTTTCCTGGCTGGAACTTAAGCCCGCTTCTTATTCAGCAGCTGCTGTTTCCTCCGAAGCCTCAGATGCCGGTCCTCCATTTGCCTCAGTCTCATCTGCACCTGTGTCCTCACTGGAAGCTGCTGCTGCCTGGGCATTCTCTCCGCTCATATTTTTGTAGGAGCGGTTGAACTCAAAGCTGCCTGGGCCGACACTCTCGCCGTTTACGGACAGATTCAGCGTCTGAGCCTCATAGTTTTGGATGAACGTGTTTGCTACGGCTGTCTGCTCCAGCACATCCTCCTGGTTTGGCATACCGCTGAGATCCACTGTAATCACATCTCCGTCCTGGGAGAAGTTTAACACCTTTGTCCCCTCTTCGAGAATTCCGTACTCTGCCATCTTGTCAGCCAGAAGCTGGGCGTCCACTGTCTCCTCTTCATCGGAATCGATGGCATCCATCTTCTGCTCAAGACCTGTCCCATCCTCCTTGATGGTGAATATGCTGACCTGAGCCATGGGTGCTGCATCTGCGTCAGGGAGCTTCTCTACAACCTCTCTCTCTGTCTGCTCGATGGAAGCCTCCACCGTCTGTCCTCCTGCCTGGGCATCTGTCTGGCTGGATACATCTGTCGGGGAGCAGGCTGCCAGAGAAACAGACATCACGACTCCCATAAAACCAAGCATCATTTTTTTCATAATTGCATTTCCTCCTCATCTGATTATTCTTTGTCAGCACCCCGGCCAAACCCCCAAGGCACGGCAAAGTTTTTCCAATCCGCAGGCAGCTTCCATTTCTCTTCAGATCGGCTGTCATGCGGGTCTTTTTTTCAGTTCTCTGTTCTTCAGACAGTAAACTCTCTGAACCATTTGTTCAGCTTCGTGAGAGCCCGGTAAAGGATCTGGAGCTCCTCGCCGGACAGCTCTTCTTTTATACTGTCAATCATCCTTCTGTGAAATTCTGCATGGTGCTCAAAGGCTCTGCGCCCTTTATCCGACAGGGAGATATAGACCACCCTCCTGTCCTCTTTTCCTCTGGTGCGCTCCACGTAGCCTTTCTTCACAAGGCTGTTCATGGCAATCGTGAGTGTCCCCACTGTGACCGAAAGTTCCCTGGCAATCGCGGACATGTTTTTAGGTACCCCGATTCCTATCGCTTCAATTACGTGCATGTCATTGCTTGTGATATCCCGGAATTCCGGCGTTATAATGGCCTTCTGCTCAATATCCATAATATCGCGGAACAGCCTTACCAGTACCTCATTGAATGTATCGTAATTGTCCACAGTGTTCCCCTCATCTGACCAAAACAAAATTTCCCCACTGATTATACAATAAACAATCCATCCCGGCAACTGTTAGCAGTCAACAAAATTCTTACAACTTTTGTACCTGAAGTCCTCGCAGCCTTTGCTGGCAAAGGCTGTCCTGAGCCTCCCGGCCCGCCTCCTTCGCCCTGGCTTTCCTTCTTTTTTCTCAGACAATAGCTCCCGCTATGACCACGCTGGCTGCAATTCCCGCAGCCGTGGAAATCAGAGCTCCGGCCAGGGTCCATCTTGTCTTTGTCACCTTCACTGCCATAAAATACACACTCATGGTATAGAACACGGTCTCTGTACAGCTCTCCATAATAGAAACTGTCATTCCCAACAGAGAATCCGGTCCGTATGTCCTGAAAATATCGAGAAGAAACCCGGTGGCCGCTGAACTGGACACGAGGCGTACCAGGATTACGGGGACTATTTCTCCAGGAATTCGGAGAAATCCTGCTGGAGCTTTCAATATTTCTGAAAGAAACTCCAGGAATCCAGATGCTCTCAGGACACCCACAGCTGTCATAAGGCCGATCAGGGTGGGCAGTATTCCGGCAACCGTCCTCATCCCCTCCTTTGCCCCTCTCGTGAAGTCGTCAAACACAGGGCGCCTGGAAATGAGTCCAAAGCCGATTATGTAAAACAGAATCACCGGTACCAGAAAGTCTGACAGGTAAAGAACTGCCTTCATGGCTAATCCCCGCTCTATTGCCCTTTCTGTCATTCTATGCCAGAAGGTACCGGTAAATTCCTAGTTTCATGATTTATGAAAAGGGTGATTTCCTTTTCATGTTAAGTATTATACGGGGAGTTTGTGTCCTGACTGTGAATTACTCCTTGCAAAATCAGGAAATTTTTATAAACTGTCTTTCTAAAATCTAAACCGTTCTGATCCTGATTTATGAAGCGCCACAGTCCAGGGAGGCCTTTTTTCAGACTGTCTGCCGCCTGTCTCAGACCCGGCAATAATTTTCCATACGTTTCTTGATATTCTATGATATAATGAGCGCAAGCGAGCCTGTGGGAGCTTGCTCACACGAGACGAGCGGCGAATGACGATCACAGGCTGTGCCTGTGATATAATGACCGCAGGGCGGGCATTATATCTGCGCATTCCGGTTTCAGCATTCACTGCTGAAAGCCGGGCGCTGAATTCCGCCGGAGGCTGCCATATCCGAAGGATATGGTATAACAAAAGCATTCAGAAAAATTAATTTCAGGAGGAAAATCCATGAGCGTACTTTTTATTGAATATCCGAAATGCACTACCTGTCAGAAAGCTAAGAAATGGCTGGATGACGCCGGCGTTTCCTATGAGGATCGCCATATCAAGGAAAACAACCCGACAGCAGAGGAGCTCAGAAAATGGCATAAGATAAGCGGCCTCCCCCTCAAAAAGTTCTTCAATACCAGCGGCCTTCTCTACAAGTCCATGGCGTTAAAGGACAAGCTCCCTTCCATGAGTGAGGATGAGCAGTATGAGCTGCTCGCCACCGATGGAATGCTCGTAAAACGCCCTCTGATTATATCCGAAGACTTTGTGCTCGTCGGCTTTAAAGAGGCTGAGTGGGAGGCCAGGCTTAAATAGCCTGAAAGAAAAAGCGCAGAAGCAAGGGCCTACAGACCAAGGCCCTTGCTCACATTCACCACAAAATCCTGCACATTCGTTACAATACTCTTTGCGGAAAGGCTGCCCCGATCGCCCAGCTTGTTGACGGCGAACTCGGAAACATCCACGCTGTAAAAATATACCTGACGCACGGTTCCGTCGGCCAGCACGCGGAAGGACGGGGTCATATTTCCCGTGGCGATGGAGTGCAGGGTGGTAGCCATACAGATCACAGTAGTGGCCTTTTTTACGCACTCTCTCATGGCCGACTGTCCCTCGTACACGTCTGCATAGACCTCCGGGAGAGGCCCGTCATCGCGGATGGAACCTGTCAGCACAAAAGGCACTCCCTTTTTCACACAGCTGTAGATAATCCCGTTGTCAATGTGCTCCTTCTCGATAAACTCCGGGATCGAGCCGTGGAAGCGCACCCTGTTGATTGTATCAATGTGATTGTAATGGCCCCCTGCAAAGCTCTCCTGGGTATATATATCCTGTCCCAGAGCAGTCTTTAAATAGGCCCCCTCCAGATCATGGGTTGCCAGGGCATTTCCCGCAAGCAGAGCGTCCACATATCCGTTCATAACCAGCTTGGAGAAAGCCTCCCTGGAATCGGAGTCAAAGGCACAGGCAGGCCCCATCACCCAGACCACATATCCGTTTTCCCGCTCATGCTTTAAGAGCTCATAAATCTGGTCGTAATCCTTGGAGAATGCCGTCTCCCTGGAACGTCCCTGGCGGAAGGCAAATGCCTCCCCGCTTCCTGCAGAAGGCTCATCAAAGCCATGGGTCCACACAAAGATTCCCTCCTGGGCATCCTCCGTTCTCCCGACGATGACAAGGTCCCCCTTCTTCAGGGTCCTGAACTCCCTCACAGAGATCTCCCCGTTCTCATAGACAGCCACACAGTCCATCCGGCTCTCCTTTGCCAGAAGCCACTGGCCTCCAACCTTGAAATACTCCGGAAAAATCGTAGTAGCATGATAATTCTCCGGTGCCACCTTGTCCTTCGGCGCCGGTGCCATCAGAGCGTCCGGAGCCTTCACAAACTTCTCCTCGGTAAAATCGGGTGCCGTGTACTTTTTCAGTTCAAATGCCATAGTAAAATCCCCTCTCTTATTCGTTCTTTCATGCCGCTTTACCATACCGTCTTTCATGCTTCTGAAGCCTGTCTGACTGGTGCCTTTCTGGTTTTGTCCTCTTTCAGACACCTTTTTCCTCGGCTTTTAAAGCCCCTCATATCTGTCTATTATAGCTTATTTTCCGCTGTTTCGGTACCCCGAAGAAGAAATTTCCGGCACACTTTACCTCTCTTTTTTCCCTCTCCGGTTCATGACTGTGCAGAACAGCACAGCTGCAAGTGTGCTCACCCCCGTAGCCAGAAGTGCAGGGCCCGTGACAGCAGCCGGATTTGCAGAGCCGTACTGTGCCCGGTAGGCAATCATATTGATGGGGATGAGCTGAAGGGAGGAGATATTGATAATCAGGAAGGTACACATCTCATTGCTGGCCGTTCCCCTTAAAACGGGATGGCAGTCTTTTTCCAGTCGCCTCTCCCTCCTCTCCTCCTCCAGCTGTTCAAGTTCCCCCATGGCCTTCAGGCCGGCCGGTGTCGCCGCCCATCCCAGGCCCAGCATGTTGGCAATCATATTGGCGGAGATAGATTCCAGAGCAGGATGGCCCTTTGGAATCTTCGGGAACAGAAAGCGCAGAACCGGATACATTTTCCCTGCCAGGGCCTCGATCAGACCTGCCTTCTGGCCGATTTCCAGAATTCCTGTCCAGAAGGACATGACGCCGAGCATGGTAATTCCCAGGGTTACCGCCTCCCCCGCTGCCTCCAGCGCACCATTTGTGACCTCCGGGAGCCTTCCGTGAAGTGCTCCCCACAAAATTCCCACAGCCATCATCACAGCCCAGACGTAATTCAGCAAAAAAATCCCACCCTTCTGGCAAACTGTATGCCAGAAGAGCGGGATTTATGCCCTTTTTCCATTCCGTCTTCTCGATCCTTACTCTCCGAAGCAGAGCTCCCTCATCACGTCTGGGACTTTCTCGATTCGCTCAGCCCGGTATGCATTGCTTCCGCAGAACAGGAGAGCATGCTCCTCATCTCCCTGGGCCGCATTGATCAGCGCCTGGGTAATGCAGTACGGGGTAGTGGCCGGATCGCAGTGTTCCAGGCAGCGGAAGCACCTGGTGACCTTCTCCCCCTCGGTCATCATCTTTCTGAGAAACGGATTCATGATAGCCCTTCCCGGCATTCCCACCGGGCTTTTGGTGATCACAATATCCTCTTCCTTTGCGCCTATATATGCCTGCTTGTAGACAAGAGGCGCGTCGCACTCCTCTGTAGTCACAAACCTGGTTCCCACCTGGACGCCGTCGGCTCCCAGATCCTCGATGCAGTGGCGCACATCCTCGTGAGTGTACACACCTCCGGCAGCCACTACCGGGATCTCCTTCCCATACTTGTCAGCGTACTGCTTTACCAGGGCGATAATGCCCTTCACCTCTTCCTCGTACTCCGCTTTATGGTAGGTTTTCGATACCTCCTCCGTGTCCGCCTCAAGCTCTGCCAGCTGCTCCCTGGAAAAGCCCAGATGACCGCCTGCCAGAGGTCCCTCAACCACTACCAGATCCGGAGCCGTCTTATAGTTTCTGTCCCACATCTTGCAGATAACCTTGGCAGCCTTGACCGTGGACACGATCGGTGCAATTTTAGTGGCGCTTCCCTTCACATATTCAGGCAGATCCACAGGAAGACCGGCCCCCGAAACAATGAGATCCGCGCCGATTTTCACGGCAGCCTTCACGTACTCAACATAATTCTTGGTGGCAACCATGATATTAAAGCCGATGATGCCTTCAGGGGCAATAGATCTGGCCTTTTTAAATTCGCTCTCCATGGCCCTCAGATTTGCCTCCTGGGCATTGCGGTAAAAATCCGGCTCCCGAAAGCCGATCTGTGCGGTTGAGATAAGGCCGATTCCCCCCTCCTTCGCCACAGCTCCTGCCAGGGATGAAAGGCTGATTCCAACCCCCATGCCCCCCTGAATAACAGGGAGCTTAGCCGTCAGATTCCCTATTTTCAGCGGTTTAAATCTATCCATCCTCGTTCTCCTAATATTTATTTCTGGTTCTCTAAAACGCGCGGAACCTGTCATATCTCTGGCTGACTGCTTCCGCCCGCGTCATATCCCTGAAACGCAGGAAAAATTCCTCCAGCTTCCAGTCCAGCTCACGGCAGATTTCTTCTTTGTTGGCCTTGGTAGCAGGCTCAGGCTCAGGGATAATGCACTCAATCAGTCCCAGCTCATAAAGATCCTTTGCCGTCATCTTCATGACCTTGGCTGCTTCGCTGGCCTTCTTTCCATCCTTCCAGAGAATTGCCGCAAAGCCCTCAGGTGAGAGTACTGAGTAAACAGCATTCTCCATCATCCAGACCTCATTTCCCACAGCCATGGCAAGGGCTCCGCCGCTTCCCCCCTCGCCTATGACGATGGCAAGTACCGGCACAGTCAGATTGGAAGCCTCAAACAGGTTTCTGGCGATCGCCTCGCCCTGGCCCCTCTCCTCGGCCTCGATTCCCGGAAAAGCTCCCGGGGTATCCACAAAGCAGATAATCGGGCGGCCGAACTTCTCAGCCTGCTTCATCAGGCGCAGGGCCTTCCTGTAGCCCTCGGGATTCGGCATTCCGAAATTCCTCTTCAAGTTCTCCTTTGTGCTCTTCCCCTTCTCCTGGGCAATTACCGTCACCGGCATTCCGTGCCAGGTGGCAATTCCGCCGATAATCGCGCCGTCGTCTCCGAAATAGCGGTCTCCGTGAAGCTCAATGAAACCGTCAAACAGCTCTTCGATGTAATCACTGGCAATCAGCCTGTCCTCGCTTCTCGATATAAGCACCGTATCCCATGCGCTTAACTGGCGGTTTGCAATCTCCTGCAGCTCCTTTTCCGGCGTGCGCTTAATCACTGCGCTCTTTCTGTCAAAGGATTTCTCAAGGGCAGCTAAAATCTCCTCCTCCGACAGGCCTCTGGTTTCCTTCTCTCCCTCTGCCAAGCCCTGGATCTTCACTGCGCCGCCGCCTTCCTGAGCTTTTCCTGACTCCTGCTTTCTCCGGCCCTCTCCCTTATAATTCCACTCATTTCTGTTGGCATGGATCCGGAGGATGGAGGAAAGGGTATCCTTCATCTCAGGACGCTCCACGATCAGATCCACAAAGCCGTGCTCCAGCTGGAATTCCGCCCTCTGGAAGCCCTCCGGCAGCTTCTGCCTGATTGTCTGTTCAATTACCCGCTGTCCCGCAAATCCGATAAGCGCCTTCGGTTCAGCTATATTGATGTCGCCCAGCATGGCAAAGCTGGCTGTCACACCGCCTGTCGTCGGCTCTGTGAGCACGCTGATGTAGAGAAGGCCGGCGTCACTGTGGCGTTTTAATGCCGCAGAAGTCTTTTCCATCTGCATCAGGGACACAAGCCCCTCCTGCATCCTGGCGCCGCCTGAGCAGGCGAAAATAATCACCGGAAGCCGGAGAGCCGTAGCCCTCTCCACAGCCCTGGCAATCTTCTCTCCCACATTGTGGCTCATGCTGCTCATAATAAAGCGGGAATCGCAGACGGCGATCACTGTTTTCTGGCCGTGGATGGTCCCCCGTCCTGTGACGACCGCCTCGTTCAGGTTCGTCTTTTCCCTGACAGCCTGGACCTTCTTCTCATATCCCGGGAAATTTAAGGGGTTTACAAACTCCATCTCCCTGTCCCACTCCTCGAAGGAACCGCTGTCTAACGTCATCTCGATTCTTCTGTAGGCATGGACGCGGAAGTAGCCGTCACACTTGGGGCAGATGTAGAAATTGTTCTTCACATCCTCCGTGTAGATAGGCCGGCCGCACTTGTTGCATTTGCGCCAGAGTCCCTGGGGAATATTCGGCTGCCCCTCGTAGACAGCCTCCTCCTTCTCCTCAGGAGCCTTTTTGTATTTCGTATCTATCAAGGTATATGTCTTTTTAAACATATTTTTCAGCATATAACACTCTCCCTTTCCCCGGATATTCCCTCTCAGACTGCCGATACCTGACCTGTCCGCCCAGACTGATGCCAGAGGTCTAAGACATCACTCTATTTGCAGTAGGACGGAAACTCCTTCGGAATGAAATCCGTGTCGATCTGTCCTTCCTGATAGGCCTCATTGTTTAAGATTTCATACTGGAAATCAATGTTTGTGTCAATTCCCTCGATAACAAGCTCTCCCAGAGCACTCCTCATCTTGGCAATCGCGGACTGTCTGTCTCTGTCATAGACAATGAGCTTTAACAGCATGGAATCATAGTTCGGCGGGACCTGATAACCGGCGTAAATATGGGTGTCTATCCTGACTCCCCGGCCTCCCGGCAGATGCACCTCCGTGATGGTTCCCGGGCACGGCATAAAGTTCTTTTCCGGGTTCTCCGCATTGATCCTGCACTCAATAGCATGGCCCCGGATGACCACATCGTCCTGGGTAAAGCCAAGGGGTTCTCCAGCTGCGATCTTAATCTGCTCTTTAATCAGATCCAGATCTGTGACAGCCTCTGTCACCGGATGCTCTACCTGAATACGCGTATTCATCTCCATAAAGTAGAACTGCTTGTGTTTGTCTAACAGAAACTCGATGGTTCCCGCATTTACATAGCCCACTGCCTTCGCCGCCTTCACCGCTGTCTCTCCCATGGCTTTGCGAAGCTCAGGGGAGATAGCCTCCGACGGAGCCTCCTCGAGGACCTTCTGATGGCGTCTCTGGATGGAGCAGTCGCGCTCTCCCAGATGTACTACATTTCCATACTCGTCCGCAAGGATCTGAAACTCAATATGTCTTGGCTGCTCAATATATTTTTCAATATACATGGTGTCATCGGAAAAGCCCTTGACTGATTCCATCTGCGCCTGGTTAAAATTGGCCTCAAAATCCTCCGCGCTTCTGGAAACTCTCATTCCCTTTCCTCCGCCGCCTGAAGATGCCTTGATCATAACGGGAAAACCGATAGCCTTCGCCATCTTTAAGGCCTCCTCCGGTGAATATACCGGTTCCTTGCTTCCAGGAACAACGGGAACTCCGGCCTCGATCATGGTCTTTCTGGCTTCTGATTTGTTTCCCATCCGGTGAATGATGTCAGCGGAGGGTCCGATAAAGCGGATATTGCATTTCTCGCACAGATCTGCGAAGCGGGCGTTCTCAGAAAGGAACCCGAAGCCCGGATGAATGGCGTCCGCCCTCATGGCCACTGTGGCGGAGATAATGCGCTCCATATCCAGATAGCTCTCGCTGGACGGGGCCGGCCCGATACAGACAGCCTCGTCGGCGAGCAGTGTGTGGAGGCTGTCCCTGTCTGCCTCGGAGTAGACAGCCACCGTCTTGATCCCCATCTCCCGGCAGGCGCGGATAATCCTGACCGCGATCTCGCCGCGGTTTGCAATCAAAATCTTGTTAAACAAAAGCGTCACCTATCCAATCATAAACGTGAGCTCGGCGGAAACTGCCACTTTGCCGTCCACAGATGCTGTCGCACTTCCAATTCCAACCGGCCCCTTTCTCTTGATAATCTGGCATTCCAGCTTCAGTCTGTCCCCCGGAACTACCTTTTTTCTGAACTTGGCGCTGTTGATTCCTCCAAAGTAGGCAACTTTGCCTCTGTTCTCCTCCTCGCTCAGAATCGCCACTGCGCCCACCTGAGCCAGAGCCTCCACAATCAGGACTCCCGGCATAACCGGCTCCTGCGGAAAATGGCCTGCAAAAAACGGCTCATTGTAAGTCACTGACTTATAGCCCGTGGCTCCCTCGCCCGGCCTTATCTCCTCGATACAATCGATAAGGAGAAATGGATGCCTGTGGGGAATAATTTCCTGAATCTCCTTGATTCCTAACATATTCGGTACCCCTGTCTTTTTTATTTGCCTTACGCCGCTATAAAATCTGCAGCGTCCTGCTATTTAATTCTGAATAACGGCTGGCCGTACTCCACAACCTCCTCGTTGTTTACAAGGATGGCCTCCACCACGCCGTCATACTCACTCTCGATCTCATTCATCAGCTTCATGGCCTCGATGATTCCAAGCACCTGGCCCTTTTTCACCGTATCGCCTACCTTCACAAAGCTGTCGGCGTCCGGCGCAGGAGCTGAATAGAAAGTTCCTACAAGCGGAGACTTTACCACATTGCCGGACGGGATATCCTCCTTTGTCTCAGCCGCCTGTGCGGAAACTGAACCGGCCAGAGAAGCCTCCGGGGTCACGGGGAGCCCTGTCACTCCCGCTCCTGCAAGGCCCGGGGCAAGTCCCATAGCGGAGACAGCCGGAGCTGCCACAGGCGGAACAGCCGTCACAATCTCCCTCTCCTTCTCTCTCTTTAGGGACAGTTTTGTCCCGTTCTCCTCGATCACAAGGCTGGTAAGATTATTTTTGGAGACAGCCTCAATCAGTGTCACAATATCCTTAATATCCATGTCTGTCCTCCTCCGGCATTAAGCCTCATACTTCTTTACCACAAGGCTTGCGTTGTGTCCGCCGAAGCCCAGGGAATTGGAAATGGCATAATTTACAGTTGTGTGGACTCCCTCGCCCTTCGTGTAATCCAGATCGCACTCAGGCTCTGACTCAGCAAGCCCTGCTGTGGCGTGCACATAATCCTCCATGACAGACTTCACACAGGTGATGAACTCCACTCCGCCTGCCGCTCCCAGCAAATGGCCGACCATGGATTTGGTGGAATTGATCTTTACCTTGTAAGCGTGATCTCCCAGAGCCAGCTTGATAGCCTTTGTCTCGAAGAGATCGTTGTGGTGGGTGCTGGTTCCGTGAGCATTTACATAGTCGATCTGCTCCGGTGTGATCCCCGCATCCCTGATAGC is part of the Clostridium sp. M62/1 genome and harbors:
- the fabZ gene encoding 3-hydroxyacyl-ACP dehydratase FabZ, producing the protein MLGIKEIQEIIPHRHPFLLIDCIEEIRPGEGATGYKSVTYNEPFFAGHFPQEPVMPGVLIVEALAQVGAVAILSEEENRGKVAYFGGINSAKFRKKVVPGDRLKLECQIIKRKGPVGIGSATASVDGKVAVSAELTFMIG
- the accB gene encoding acetyl-CoA carboxylase biotin carboxyl carrier protein encodes the protein MDIKDIVTLIEAVSKNNLTSLVIEENGTKLSLKREKEREIVTAVPPVAAPAVSAMGLAPGLAGAGVTGLPVTPEASLAGSVSAQAAETKEDIPSGNVVKSPLVGTFYSAPAPDADSFVKVGDTVKKGQVLGIIEAMKLMNEIESEYDGVVEAILVNNEEVVEYGQPLFRIK